A part of Larkinella insperata genomic DNA contains:
- a CDS encoding CheR family methyltransferase, protein MTGKNPISAEELEEIVFLIRRQYGYDFGDYARASLHRRVIRCMQKAGCLTAYELKYQLTNDHRFFAWFIESLTVNVTEMFRDPAFYKELRHNVLPKLASYPAIKIWHAGCSTGEEVFSMAILLHEVGLLSRTRLYATDLNPANLERARQGIVPLQYMKDYTANYIQSGGTNDFSAYYTARYENAIIHKEYRKNIVFAVHNLATDQVFNEFQLVCCRNVLIYFNRTLQNRAISLFSDSLTPLGYLALGMKESLLFTDVRHQFEVVNPTVRIYRSKR, encoded by the coding sequence ATGACGGGGAAGAATCCCATTTCAGCGGAGGAACTCGAGGAGATTGTCTTCTTGATTCGGCGGCAGTACGGCTACGATTTCGGCGATTACGCCCGGGCTTCGCTGCACCGGCGGGTGATTCGGTGTATGCAGAAGGCAGGATGTCTGACGGCCTATGAGCTTAAGTACCAACTGACGAACGACCACCGGTTTTTTGCGTGGTTCATTGAATCGCTGACGGTGAACGTCACGGAGATGTTCCGTGATCCGGCTTTTTACAAAGAATTGCGCCATAACGTGTTGCCCAAACTGGCGTCGTATCCGGCCATTAAGATCTGGCACGCGGGCTGTTCGACGGGGGAGGAAGTCTTTTCGATGGCTATTCTGTTGCACGAAGTGGGTTTGCTGAGCCGAACCCGGCTGTACGCTACCGATCTGAATCCGGCAAATCTGGAGCGGGCCCGGCAGGGAATTGTTCCGTTGCAGTACATGAAAGATTATACGGCCAACTACATTCAGTCGGGTGGAACCAACGATTTTTCGGCGTATTATACGGCCCGTTACGAGAATGCGATTATTCATAAGGAATACCGAAAGAACATCGTCTTTGCCGTACACAACCTGGCAACGGATCAGGTTTTTAACGAATTTCAACTGGTCTGCTGCCGGAATGTACTGATCTATTTCAACCGGACTTTGCAGAACCGGGCGATCAGTCTGTTCAGCGATAGCCTGACACCGCTCGGGTACCTGGCGCTCGGTATGAAGGAATCGCTGCTCTTTACGGACGTCCGGCACCAGTTTGAGGTGGTAAACCCCACAGTCCGGATTTACCGCAGCAAACGATGA
- a CDS encoding chemotaxis protein CheB: protein MRKANQMNQVKVVVIGGSAGSISVVTELLRALPRNFSFSVIIVLHRLRNVSSSLEIILAGKVQEITIREPDDKEEIREQSIYLAPQNYHLLVEADKTFSLDYSEAVHHSRPSIDVTFESVAQVYAGQAVGVLLSGANPDGADGLQAIINQGGRAIVQDPTTADYPAMPKAALDRNQEAVALTPPEIAAFLRTLTQ from the coding sequence ATGAGGAAAGCGAATCAGATGAATCAAGTCAAGGTGGTGGTGATCGGCGGCTCAGCGGGCAGTATTTCGGTGGTGACGGAATTACTGCGGGCATTGCCCCGGAATTTTTCGTTCAGTGTCATCATTGTTCTGCACCGCCTGAGAAACGTGTCCAGTAGTCTGGAGATCATTTTGGCGGGCAAGGTGCAGGAAATTACCATTCGGGAACCCGACGACAAGGAGGAAATTCGGGAGCAGTCTATTTATTTAGCCCCGCAAAATTACCACCTCTTGGTTGAAGCAGATAAAACGTTCAGCCTGGATTATTCCGAAGCCGTCCACCATAGCCGTCCGTCCATCGATGTAACCTTTGAAAGCGTTGCACAGGTTTATGCCGGTCAGGCGGTGGGGGTTTTGCTGAGCGGGGCCAATCCGGACGGAGCCGACGGCTTACAGGCCATTATAAACCAGGGTGGCAGGGCCATTGTGCAGGACCCGACCACCGCCGACTACCCGGCCATGCCGAAGGCGGCTCTGGATCGGAATCAGGAGGCTGTCGCGCTGACGCCACCGGAAATTGCAGCTTTTTTACGAACTCTTACTCAATAA
- a CDS encoding sensor histidine kinase produces the protein MTILLVDDREENLLVLEEMLANDQRTFIKATSGNEALRHALRNDRIGLVMLDVQMPEMDGFEVARILKSNPKTKDISIIFVTAINKEEQYILKGFGEGAVDYLQKPLDVNVTKAKVNVFEQLYHYQQELKQTASQLEKINKQLEKFVYIVAHDLKSPLVGMIAALSLLEMKNEEDVVPREEIQEYVGHSKSAAFHLSEMINSLLEFSRKNVAQQTIEEVDVHELVDQIALLLFPPKHISIEINGRLPVLKTKKIKLHQIFQNLLSNAIKYNDKAEGHIEVGCTDRGRSVEFYVRDNGPGIPEDEHETIFKLFRTTANVSQTDTSTGVGLFILKMLVEEQGGKIWVESAMGKGTTFYFEWMK, from the coding sequence ATGACAATTTTGCTCGTCGACGACCGCGAGGAAAACCTGCTTGTCCTGGAAGAAATGCTGGCTAATGATCAGCGCACCTTTATAAAAGCCACATCTGGCAACGAAGCGTTGCGTCACGCCCTCAGGAACGACCGCATCGGGCTGGTCATGCTGGATGTGCAAATGCCCGAGATGGACGGCTTTGAAGTGGCCCGAATTTTGAAGTCGAATCCGAAGACCAAAGACATTTCCATCATTTTCGTAACGGCCATCAACAAAGAAGAACAGTATATTTTGAAGGGCTTCGGCGAAGGGGCCGTCGACTACCTGCAAAAGCCGCTGGATGTCAACGTGACCAAGGCCAAGGTCAATGTTTTTGAGCAGCTCTATCATTATCAGCAGGAACTGAAACAGACTGCCAGCCAGTTGGAGAAAATCAACAAACAGTTGGAAAAGTTTGTCTACATCGTGGCCCACGATCTGAAGTCTCCGCTGGTCGGGATGATTGCCGCCCTGTCGTTGCTGGAAATGAAGAACGAAGAGGATGTGGTGCCGCGGGAGGAAATTCAGGAATACGTGGGGCATTCGAAGTCGGCGGCCTTCCACTTGTCCGAAATGATTAACTCGTTGCTTGAATTTTCGCGGAAAAACGTGGCCCAACAGACCATTGAAGAAGTGGATGTGCACGAACTGGTTGATCAGATCGCGCTGCTGCTTTTCCCGCCCAAGCACATTTCCATCGAGATCAACGGGCGTTTGCCAGTGTTGAAAACCAAAAAGATTAAGCTTCATCAAATTTTTCAGAACCTGCTCAGCAACGCCATCAAATACAACGATAAAGCCGAAGGTCACATCGAAGTCGGTTGCACGGATCGGGGGCGTTCGGTTGAATTTTACGTCAGAGACAATGGGCCGGGCATCCCGGAGGACGAACACGAAACCATTTTTAAGTTATTCCGGACCACCGCCAACGTCTCCCAAACCGACACCAGCACGGGCGTCGGGTTGTTTATCCTGAAAATGCTGGTTGAAGAGCAGGGCGGAAAAATCTGGGTTGAGTCGGCAATGGGAAAGGGCACTACATTTTATTTCGAATGGATGAAGTAG
- a CDS encoding response regulator: protein MDKEENITFYIVEDDPTDFEHINRAIHEIQPALKIRRFLHGAALLAHLQNSQPSEYPSLIMLDFFMPVLDGLKTLQQLKANENFQQIPVVMWSGSSRPEDISQAYRLGARAFHTKPVLFEDWQEQLQTTLRYWLRTVELPHLAEC, encoded by the coding sequence ATGGACAAAGAAGAAAACATAACCTTCTACATAGTGGAAGACGATCCGACGGATTTTGAGCACATCAACCGGGCGATTCACGAGATTCAGCCCGCATTAAAAATCCGGCGGTTCCTGCACGGGGCGGCTTTGCTGGCTCATCTGCAGAACAGCCAGCCCAGCGAATATCCGTCGCTGATCATGCTCGATTTTTTCATGCCGGTGCTGGACGGTCTGAAAACCCTGCAGCAGTTGAAGGCCAACGAAAATTTCCAGCAGATTCCCGTCGTGATGTGGTCGGGATCGTCGCGGCCCGAAGACATCAGCCAGGCATACCGGTTGGGAGCACGGGCGTTCCACACCAAGCCGGTTTTGTTTGAAGACTGGCAGGAACAACTCCAAACCACCCTGCGGTATTGGCTAAGAACCGTCGAACTTCCGCATCTGGCCGAGTGCTGA
- a CDS encoding heavy-metal-associated domain-containing protein has translation MEKLTFKTNIKCGGCVATVTPFLNKAVGENNWQVDTQNPDKLLTVDGATADQVKEALKDAGYKAELV, from the coding sequence ATGGAAAAGTTAACCTTCAAAACCAATATCAAGTGCGGTGGCTGCGTGGCTACCGTAACGCCGTTTCTGAACAAAGCCGTTGGGGAAAACAACTGGCAGGTAGATACCCAAAACCCGGACAAGCTGCTGACCGTCGATGGCGCAACGGCTGATCAGGTGAAAGAAGCCCTGAAAGACGCCGGGTATAAAGCGGAACTCGTATGA
- a CDS encoding heavy metal translocating P-type ATPase — protein MNATPTVTERTARTGSVRKTYPVLEMTCAACAVSVESMLKHTPGVADAGVNYANQQAWVEFDPKAVTQQDLQNAVRSIGYDLIIDAEDPQEVQAEAQQRHYESLKKRTRWAAVLSVPLVVVGMFFMDMPYANELMLVLAAPVVFGLGRPFYVNAWKQARHGKTNMDTLVALSTGIAFLFSAFNTVYPEFWHQRGIHPHVYFESAAVVVTFILLGKLLEERAKSNTSSAIKKLMGLQPKTVRIVEDGVESEIPVASVRVGQVIVVRPGEKIPVDGAVVAGSSFVDESMISGESVPVEKKVDQKVFAGTINQKGSFRFRAEKVGADTILSQIIRLVQEAQGSKAPVQQLVDRIAGIFVPVVIGIALLTFLVWMLFGGENAFAQALLTSVTVLVIACPCALGLATPTAIMVGVGKGADNQILIKDAESLELGYQVNAIVLDKTGTITAGKPAVTNLDWQQPESAQLASVLYALESQSEHPLAGAVVDHLNDSVEKRVTLDNFQSLTGRGVTGRYEGVQYVVGNRHLLDEHGISLSLAVKQRAEQWQQEARTVVYFADEQNVRALIAIADPIKETSKAAIQTLKNRGIKVYMLTGDNPQTAGAVAKTVGLTDYRAEVMPSDKAEFVKELQQQGKVVAMVGDGINDSQALAQADVSIAMGKGSDIAMDVARMTLITSDLGRIPKALELSRRTVRVIRQNLFWAFIYNLIGIPIAAGILFPINGFLLNPMLAGAAMALSSVSVVSNSLRLRTARL, from the coding sequence ATGAACGCGACCCCAACCGTAACCGAACGAACGGCCCGTACGGGTTCGGTGCGGAAGACCTACCCCGTGCTGGAGATGACCTGCGCGGCCTGTGCCGTCAGCGTGGAATCCATGCTAAAACATACGCCGGGCGTTGCCGATGCGGGCGTTAATTACGCCAACCAGCAGGCCTGGGTGGAATTTGACCCCAAAGCCGTTACGCAGCAGGACTTGCAGAATGCCGTGCGATCCATCGGTTACGACCTGATCATCGACGCTGAAGACCCGCAGGAAGTGCAGGCCGAAGCCCAGCAGCGTCATTACGAATCCCTGAAAAAACGCACCCGCTGGGCGGCTGTTCTGTCGGTTCCGCTGGTGGTAGTGGGCATGTTTTTTATGGATATGCCTTACGCCAATGAACTCATGCTGGTGCTGGCGGCTCCGGTGGTGTTTGGTCTCGGACGGCCGTTTTACGTTAACGCCTGGAAGCAGGCCCGGCACGGCAAGACCAACATGGATACGCTGGTGGCGCTGTCTACGGGCATTGCTTTTCTGTTCAGTGCGTTCAACACGGTGTATCCCGAATTCTGGCACCAGCGCGGCATCCATCCGCACGTGTACTTTGAATCGGCCGCCGTTGTCGTTACTTTTATTCTGCTCGGGAAACTGCTCGAAGAACGCGCCAAGTCGAATACCTCTTCGGCCATTAAAAAGCTAATGGGGTTGCAGCCCAAGACCGTTCGGATTGTGGAAGACGGCGTCGAATCCGAAATCCCGGTGGCGTCGGTGCGGGTTGGACAGGTGATTGTGGTGCGCCCCGGCGAGAAAATACCGGTTGATGGAGCGGTGGTAGCGGGCTCCTCGTTCGTCGACGAAAGCATGATTTCGGGCGAATCCGTGCCGGTCGAGAAAAAGGTCGATCAGAAGGTATTTGCCGGAACAATCAACCAAAAGGGAAGCTTCCGTTTCCGGGCCGAGAAGGTCGGAGCCGATACCATACTGTCGCAGATCATCCGTCTGGTGCAGGAGGCCCAGGGCAGCAAAGCGCCCGTGCAGCAACTGGTAGACCGGATCGCCGGTATTTTCGTGCCGGTTGTGATCGGGATTGCCCTGCTGACGTTCCTGGTCTGGATGCTTTTCGGGGGTGAAAATGCCTTTGCGCAGGCCCTGCTGACTTCGGTGACGGTTCTGGTCATTGCCTGTCCGTGTGCGCTGGGGCTGGCAACTCCGACGGCCATCATGGTTGGTGTAGGCAAGGGGGCAGACAATCAGATTCTGATCAAAGACGCCGAGAGTCTGGAGCTAGGCTATCAGGTAAACGCCATAGTGCTGGACAAAACCGGTACCATCACCGCCGGAAAACCCGCCGTTACGAACCTGGACTGGCAGCAACCGGAATCCGCGCAGTTGGCGTCCGTTTTATACGCCCTGGAGAGCCAGTCAGAGCACCCGTTGGCCGGAGCCGTGGTGGATCACCTGAACGATTCGGTAGAAAAAAGGGTGACGTTAGACAACTTTCAAAGCCTGACGGGGCGCGGGGTGACGGGCCGCTACGAAGGTGTTCAGTACGTGGTTGGAAACCGTCATTTACTGGATGAACACGGAATTTCGTTGAGTCTGGCCGTGAAGCAGCGGGCGGAGCAGTGGCAGCAGGAAGCCCGGACGGTGGTGTATTTTGCCGACGAACAAAACGTACGGGCCCTCATCGCCATTGCCGACCCGATCAAAGAAACGTCAAAAGCTGCGATTCAAACCCTCAAAAACCGGGGAATCAAGGTTTACATGCTCACCGGCGATAACCCGCAAACCGCCGGGGCGGTTGCCAAAACCGTGGGCCTGACGGACTACCGCGCGGAAGTGATGCCGTCCGACAAAGCCGAATTTGTGAAAGAATTGCAGCAGCAGGGCAAGGTGGTGGCGATGGTCGGCGACGGCATCAACGACTCGCAGGCGCTGGCGCAGGCCGATGTGAGCATTGCGATGGGCAAAGGGTCCGACATTGCGATGGATGTTGCCCGGATGACGCTCATTACGTCGGATCTGGGCCGGATTCCGAAAGCGCTGGAACTGTCGCGCCGAACCGTGCGGGTGATTCGTCAGAACCTGTTCTGGGCATTTATTTACAACCTGATCGGCATTCCGATTGCCGCCGGTATTCTGTTTCCGATCAACGGTTTTCTGCTCAATCCGATGCTGGCCGGAGCCGCTATGGCCCTCAGTTCCGTGTCGGTTGTGAGCAACAGTTTGCGGCTGCGGACCGCGCGACTGTAA
- a CDS encoding nuclear transport factor 2 family protein, whose protein sequence is MQSIEVNKSIIRDFYRRAVANGDLDYARQIIADEYIQHSSAVPPGKAGLMEALRYLSQMPKPATSAKPFMRLLAEGQYVVTNTSVKLGDKTKAVVDLFRLDNGQVVEHWDAIEDQPETTRNGNPMMDGDVAVEDMALTGENKKIAEEFFQRVLVDRDLKRLPDFVTANLIQHQPEIANGLDGLAQYLRKKADLFAVQKVHRIIGEGNFVVIQSEGQLGLKPYAFYHIFRLHERRIVEQWAVKQLLPN, encoded by the coding sequence ATGCAATCCATAGAAGTGAACAAATCCATTATCCGGGATTTTTACCGGCGCGCCGTCGCCAACGGTGATCTCGACTATGCTCGTCAAATTATTGCCGACGAATACATCCAGCACAGCTCCGCGGTTCCGCCGGGGAAGGCCGGGCTGATGGAAGCACTCCGGTACCTGAGTCAGATGCCCAAACCTGCTACTTCTGCCAAACCGTTTATGCGGCTTCTGGCGGAAGGCCAATACGTTGTTACCAACACCAGCGTCAAGTTGGGCGACAAAACGAAAGCTGTGGTCGATCTGTTCCGGCTGGACAACGGGCAGGTGGTTGAGCACTGGGACGCCATTGAAGACCAGCCCGAAACCACCCGGAACGGAAACCCCATGATGGACGGTGACGTCGCGGTTGAAGACATGGCCCTGACCGGGGAAAACAAAAAAATCGCTGAGGAATTCTTTCAACGGGTTCTGGTGGATCGGGACCTGAAACGGCTCCCTGATTTTGTCACCGCCAACCTTATTCAGCACCAGCCGGAGATCGCCAACGGACTGGACGGTCTGGCGCAGTATTTACGGAAAAAAGCCGATCTGTTCGCCGTTCAGAAAGTACACCGGATCATCGGCGAAGGCAACTTTGTCGTGATTCAGTCAGAAGGGCAGCTTGGCTTAAAGCCGTATGCGTTTTACCATATTTTCCGGCTGCACGAACGAAGGATTGTAGAACAGTGGGCCGTGAAGCAACTGCTGCCCAACTAA
- a CDS encoding sensor histidine kinase, whose product MSFDSLGLLYMGSLGALFALNAVQWGLSRDRVHGLFTLQLFIWLAYSISQRYDVGGMANYLIIQALVVGLSRIIYLELVYQLFDLPSHYPRLRRWLRIAQRVLVGYLLLEELAIITFGFNTHPAYPYISALYWLLVIMLVATGIGVASHRRDAVGRFFLAASAILLLRSIRTLVFYTAFQWSWATDPVKDFFTNVVSVALMVELLCLSLCLAFRQRQIAVAQAIEQTREKEQLIHERDQRHRESLEAELAVRRLEQEKTDVQLRALQAQVNPHFLFNSLNSLSSLIDENPPQASEFVDELSLVYRYLLKANDQALTALSSELDFIRSYFRLLKTRYGSGLDLEVRVDPTYESQLLPPLTLQLLVENAVKHNVVQAKRPLKVEILTDDRGRLIVRNNLQRKNTPVLSNGVGLSAILTQYQRLQQPKPVVENENGEFAVTLPLIVPAATTVSQ is encoded by the coding sequence ATGTCCTTCGACTCGTTGGGTTTGCTCTACATGGGTTCGTTGGGCGCATTGTTTGCGTTGAATGCCGTGCAGTGGGGGCTTTCCCGCGACCGGGTGCACGGTCTGTTTACGTTACAACTTTTTATCTGGCTGGCCTACAGCATCTCGCAACGGTATGATGTCGGCGGCATGGCCAATTACCTGATCATTCAGGCACTGGTGGTGGGGCTTTCCCGAATCATCTACCTGGAATTGGTCTATCAGCTTTTCGACCTCCCCTCCCATTACCCCCGACTACGCCGATGGCTCCGGATCGCCCAGCGAGTTCTGGTTGGGTATTTGCTCCTGGAAGAACTGGCCATCATCACCTTCGGCTTCAACACCCATCCGGCTTACCCGTACATCTCGGCCCTTTACTGGCTGCTGGTGATCATGCTCGTTGCCACGGGCATCGGGGTGGCGTCGCACCGGCGTGATGCCGTTGGCCGCTTTTTTCTGGCCGCCAGCGCTATTCTGTTGCTGCGCAGCATCCGAACACTGGTGTTTTACACGGCCTTTCAATGGAGTTGGGCCACCGATCCGGTCAAAGATTTCTTTACGAATGTGGTCAGCGTAGCGCTGATGGTGGAATTGCTGTGTCTTTCGCTCTGTCTGGCTTTCCGCCAGCGCCAGATTGCCGTCGCCCAGGCGATTGAGCAAACCCGCGAAAAGGAGCAGTTAATTCACGAGCGGGATCAGCGGCACCGGGAAAGTCTGGAAGCCGAACTGGCCGTGCGTCGGCTGGAGCAGGAAAAAACCGATGTTCAGCTCCGGGCGTTGCAGGCACAGGTCAACCCGCATTTTCTGTTCAACAGCCTTAACTCCCTCTCATCGCTGATTGACGAGAATCCCCCGCAGGCCAGTGAGTTTGTGGATGAACTAAGCCTGGTGTACCGGTATTTACTCAAGGCAAACGACCAGGCGCTAACGGCCCTTTCCAGTGAACTCGATTTTATCCGGTCCTATTTCAGGCTCCTGAAAACCCGCTACGGCAGCGGCCTTGATTTGGAGGTTCGGGTTGATCCCACGTACGAATCCCAACTGCTGCCCCCGCTGACACTGCAACTGCTGGTGGAAAATGCCGTCAAACACAACGTGGTGCAGGCCAAACGTCCGCTGAAGGTGGAGATTCTGACCGACGACCGGGGGCGGCTCATCGTTCGCAACAACCTCCAGCGCAAAAACACCCCGGTTCTTTCCAACGGTGTCGGGTTGTCGGCCATTCTGACCCAGTACCAGCGCCTGCAACAGCCCAAACCCGTTGTCGAAAACGAGAACGGTGAATTTGCCGTGACTCTTCCCCTGATTGTACCCGCAGCAACGACAGTTAGTCAGTAA
- a CDS encoding Gfo/Idh/MocA family protein, translating to MSELKELGLGIIGFGGFGLFAAQHFLQSPHLKLVGIAGSQREEATRAANRFGATHFDSIDELLAQPDLDIVYISTPPFLHYEQSMQALRAGKHVICEKPLATSEEEGREMVEFAQSKGLLMVTNLMQRYNPMFERIKTLIDKKILGEFLHGYFENYAGDEGLSPQHWFWNRELSGGIFIEHGVHFFDMFAGWLGDGTVEAAQICKRPGTDLEDQVQATVRYGDTLVNFYHGFTQVGRMDRQEMRLLFERGDVTLHEWVPTRAIVRGLVDEAGTRALMDLFPGSILDITGNYGGKDRAARGRNKEFEISQNVEIRYGFDHNKMNLYGELLRLMIRDQTSSIYYPETHRKVTEQNGLNSLLTAVQADRLARRL from the coding sequence ATGAGTGAACTAAAAGAACTTGGCTTAGGCATCATTGGTTTTGGCGGCTTTGGCCTTTTTGCCGCCCAGCATTTCCTGCAATCTCCTCACCTCAAACTGGTTGGCATTGCGGGATCCCAGCGGGAGGAAGCCACCCGGGCCGCCAACCGTTTTGGCGCCACCCATTTCGATTCCATCGACGAGCTGCTGGCCCAGCCCGACCTCGACATCGTGTACATTTCCACTCCGCCTTTTCTGCATTACGAGCAATCCATGCAGGCGCTGCGGGCGGGCAAACACGTTATTTGCGAGAAACCGCTGGCAACCAGCGAGGAAGAGGGCCGTGAGATGGTCGAGTTCGCCCAAAGCAAGGGTCTGCTGATGGTAACGAACCTGATGCAGCGCTACAACCCGATGTTCGAGCGCATCAAAACTCTGATTGACAAAAAGATCCTGGGTGAATTTCTGCACGGTTACTTCGAGAATTACGCGGGTGACGAAGGGCTTTCGCCCCAGCACTGGTTCTGGAACCGCGAACTTAGTGGCGGTATTTTCATCGAACACGGTGTTCACTTCTTTGACATGTTTGCGGGCTGGCTGGGCGACGGCACGGTAGAAGCCGCACAGATTTGCAAACGCCCCGGCACGGACCTGGAAGACCAGGTGCAGGCTACCGTCCGCTACGGCGACACGCTCGTCAATTTTTACCACGGGTTTACGCAGGTGGGCCGGATGGATCGCCAGGAAATGCGGCTTCTGTTTGAGCGCGGGGATGTAACGCTGCACGAATGGGTACCGACGCGGGCCATCGTCCGGGGTTTGGTGGACGAAGCCGGAACACGGGCTCTGATGGACCTGTTTCCGGGGTCGATTCTGGACATTACCGGCAATTATGGCGGCAAAGACCGGGCGGCCCGTGGACGCAACAAGGAGTTTGAAATTTCCCAGAATGTGGAAATTCGCTACGGATTCGATCACAACAAAATGAACCTTTACGGCGAACTGCTGCGGCTGATGATCCGCGACCAGACCAGCTCTATTTATTACCCCGAAACACACCGCAAGGTTACCGAACAGAATGGCCTGAACTCCCTGCTGACGGCGGTGCAAGCCGACCGTCTGGCCCGTCGGCTATAG